aatcgtAGCTAAGAAATCTTTAATCACCAATATGTTCAAAATCAATACATGcatgatgatcaaaacaagatagattcaaaacctaccatgacatgcttctaaccacaatctaaaccttccataatcattttagtgtattttcctccttttcttttctctttcttttcattttccccttatttctccttcggccTTCTCTCCCGAGCGACCCAGCCCGCTCCCTCTCTCCAGTGCGTCTGTCGCCCATACCCAACCCGCCGCGGTCGCGCTGCAGTGACCGTCACCGCCCACCCCATTTGGTTCCCCAGCCGCCGGCaaccttaccccaccaacctcacctccattcgcgccgccgttaacCACCAGTAACCCTTCAAAGCCGCGGCGTCACTTTCGCTCCAgtgccgccgtcgcaccactattggccaccatcttcataccacttcatcctcgacctcttggcaacccattggacccaaccccaccaccgatccgccaccggtgaagctccaccatccacattttcgatttgggtattttggtcttctaccacCCCTTgtgctgccacccacggccaaccttcactaccactagcttcaccgacctccctaggccctaccctatcatttttgggtcttcgtttgtctccgttgaaaagtgggtatctgtgacccacggccacagtgtattttacactgttctgcagctgttcttccacttcttgcagcttcatgatcctccgaaaattattatattgcactgtaaTCGGATCGGATGAGAGATtcatgccgactccgtggtccttctgctggcggggactagaggatgtctggccatgtatgcgctgggcgcggaactgggcatcgcttgttgcgtagtggcTGCTCGGCAATGAACGCGCTGGtggcggaactgggcatcgctacgaagtgaggacgtgcggatggtccctaggggaggccatggtgcatagggtaataacagattaattggctattttctgggaaaatagtgtgacttggattttgtgtaaatcattttctgagaaaatgttttacggattatttttgggccaaatgggattttggtatgtgttggaaaattatcattttcgggaaaaatgatgttttgagaaaaatggcatattttatcatatgcatgcatgttggttgcattaaatgcattttaatcctgagaattatttgggttatacttacctgcggtaccattctgtggtaacgcagattttgatgcagatgagtaGGAGAAGGGCGAGCCTAAGGAGACGGctctgcccgaggagtgatctgggatcactggctttgttattttattttacttatttgtattttgggacatgtgttaaactttattttgggatgactgtataaatatttaaaccctttttactgatgtttacttgtatttaaattctggtacttagtagacttaattatccgctgcgttgttattgtacactgtcgcatgtacacacacttggcactttcgttgggatgtgtgaccatgttgtcatcatcccggcttctcgattcccgtgttttccttacatgggggtcgggggtgccacaggtggtatcagagcagttcggctctgggtaaaaccacatgtcccttaggatagtaccagaaattattttattgttttaaaataatttttaaagtgttgtaggttcaatgattattttaaaaataaatatgagatattatgagtttattgttattttattttatgttaattgatgttatttaattttattttatcttattgtaatttttgtgttgcttttggttgagtttggttttgtcTGGATTTAAGCGGGGTTGGAGGTTGCTCTATGACAGGACTATGGTGAGACCAAGATGGCAAGCTGATGTGCCCGAGGATGAGCTACCCAGGGGTGATGGAAATTATGCCATTGCGAGGGCGTTGAATAGGATGACAGAGTTCCTCCAGCAGAATTTTCGACCGCCGCAAGGAGATCCAAATAGAGCGGTCCAAGTGGGGTGCACCTATGAGCGCTTCTTGGCTCATAGGACTCCTGCCTTTTATGGGGAGGAGGATCCAATGCGAGCTAGGAGGTGGATTCTAGATCTTGAAAGAACCTTTGAAGTCTATGGGTGTACTGAGGCCCAGATGGTTTTATATGCAAGCTATATGCTGCAGGGTGAAGCAGCAAACTGGTGGGAGACCAAGCGGCCACTCTTAGAAATGGAGTTAGGATCCTTGGCTGCTGTGTCTTGGTAGCGgtttaagaaagaatttgatgatCGATACTTCCCTGTTTCGGTGAGACGACAAAAGGCTCGAGAGTTCAATAATTTGGTTCAAGGAGGCATAACTGTTGAGCAATATGCAAGGAAATTTATGGAGCTTGGACGGTTCGCTCCTCACCTTATTGCCACCGAAGAGTTGCAGGTTGAGCGTTTCATGGAGGGTCTGCGCCCCGAAGTACGCAGACAAGTGGCTTGTCTTCAGATTATGGAATTTCAGAAGTTGGTGGACTTGGCCAGTATCGCAGAACGAGAGAATAGCTTTGTAGTGGGCTCCCCTCCGGGTTAGAAAAGGCGGAGTTATGTAGGTGAAGGAAGTAGTTCTGGATCGCCGCAGAAGTTTGTTCAGAGGACTGGGGCCCGTTCTCAGACAACCTCCGGTGTTCGTGCAGGATGTCGGACTCCAGTGTGCCCTAGATGCAATAGAGCCCGTGAGGGCGATTGTGGTCAAAGGGGAATTCAGTGTTATAGATGTGGCCAGCCGGGTCACTTTGCTCGGGAGTGTCCCAGTCTAGTTCATGGAGGTCAAGGAGGACGAGGAGGTCGACGAGGTGGAAGGGGCAACCAGAGACAGTTGGTACAAGCCCAGGTCTATGTAGTGACTCATGGCGATGTGGATTATGATGCTCCAGAGACCCACGACGCTGGGGTGATTACTGGTAGAGTTCGTCTATATGATTTCTATGCATGTACTTTGTTTGATTCTGGGGCGTCCCAATATTTTGTGTCTGCCACTTTTGCTCAGATGTGTAATCTAGTCACGGAGCCTTTATCACAATCTCTGTTAGTGTCTCTTCCAAATGGTGAGATGGTATGGTGCTCCAAAGTTGCTTTAGGCTGTCCTTTGGATTTTGGTGGGAGGACATTGGACGCAGATTTGATCGTATTCAAGTTGCTtggatttgatataattttgggAATGGATTGGCTGTATCGATATTCTGCAAATATTGATTGTAGAAGTCGAGTAATTGGTTTTCAACTCTCAGATGGGGATTATttggaattcgtgggaagcaaGTTGAAGGCAAGACCATCAATTATATCAGCAATTCAAGCTATGAGAGATATAGCTTGTGGGGCAGATGCTTTTTTGCTCCAAGTCGTGTCTACACCATCTGAGAAGAAATCTTTAGCGGATATTCCAGTGGTGGAAGAATTTCCCGATGTGTTCGTGGACGAGTTACCTGGATTGCCTCCCGTTCGCGATATGGAATTTGTTATTGAACTGGAACCTAGGGTGGCTCCTGTGCATAAGGCTCCTTACCGCATGGCACCGGCcgagttaaaagagttgaagactCAATTGCAAGAATTGGTTGACAAAGGATTTATTCAGCCTAGTACTTCGCCTTGGGGAGCGCCTGTtttgtttgtcaagaagaaagatggtactctcagaatgtgtatagactatcGGGAGCTTAACAAGGTGACTATCAAGAACAAGTACCCTCTTCCTAGAATTGATGATCTGTTTGACCAGCTTCAGGGAGCAGCTGTCTTTTCGAAGATTGACTTGAGATCAGGGTACTATCAGCTGAGGATAAGGGATAAGGACGTGCCCAAGACTACTTTCAGGACgaggtatgggcattatgaatttaaagtGATGTCTTTTGGGTTAGCGAATGCTCCTGCcgcttttatggatttaatgaatcAGGTGTTTCGACCATTTTTGGATTAttttgtggtggtgtttctTGATGACATTCTAATTTATTCCCGAGATTTGGAAGAGCATGCTTGTCACCTTCGTCTGGCACTTGGGAAATTAAGAGAGCATCAATTGTACGCTAAGTTGAGcaagtgtgaattttggttagaagaagttaagtttcttggacatgtgatttcTCAAGAAGGGGTGGCTGTAGATCCTAGTAAAGTAGAAGCTATTTTGTCATGGCCTCGCCCTTCAACAGTTCGTGAGATACAAAGTTTCTTGGGACTTGCCGGTTACTATCGAAGATTTGTGGAAGGTTTTTCTCGACTATCAGGACCTCTCACTGCCTTGACTAGGAAGAATACTGAGTTTGTATGGTCTGACAAATGTGAGAGaagttttcaagagttgaagaGAAGGTTGACAATGGCACCTGTTTTGGCACTTCCGGAGCCACACAagccatttgtgatttttagtgatGCATCCAAATTTGGGTTGGGATGCATTCTTATGCAAGAGGGACGGGTTGTTGCTTATGCATCTCGTCAGCTGAAGATTCATGAAAGGAATTATCCCACGCACGATTTGGAGTTGGCGacaatagtttttgctcttaagatttggcggcattatctgtatggcgaagcctgtgaagtttatactaatcacaagagcttgaagcatctgtttactcagaagaatctcaatatgaagcagagacggtggttagagctgattaacgactatcaatgtgagatcaagtatcatctaGGAAAGGCAAATCTagtcgctgatgctttgagtagaaagtCTCAACAAGTGGACGAAGCAGAGTCATCAGATTTGGACTCTatcctttgtggaatgagaagacttcttatcgagagttCACAGCAAGATGAATTGTTATCTTCAGTcttggatgtccgagtagtggattttgaagaattgaagactcttcaaagaagggatcctacattgttagctatcaggaaaagagtaaggaagtctagaggacccttgcattacagcttggataaggatggtattcttcgatttcgggatcgtagagtgattccccgagattctgaatttaaaaAGCAGATTTTGGCAGAAGCTCATGCGgctccttattcagttcatccaggaagcacgaatatgtatcgagatttaaagaggaatttctggtgggaaggaatgaagttggacatcgctttgtttattgagaaatgtgacacgtgcCATCGAAGGCTGAACATCAAAGACCTGCtagtagacttcaacctctccctattcctgagtggaagtggaatgatatttctatggattttgttgtgggtttgccaAGGACTCCTAATggaaagaactcaatttgggtgattgttgatcggttgaccaagcgtgcccatttcttgcctattaataatactgactctttgggtaagttgactcggttatatgtcaaggagatagtgcgtttgcatggagtacccaagagtattgtGTCAGATCGGGACCCACGGTTcgcgtcccatttttggaagagcttgcaggcagctttaggcactaagttgaagtttagtactgcatatcaccctcaaacagacggtcaatcagagcgtactattcagactctggaggatatgttgcagtcttgtgtcatggaatttcaaggaagttgggagaatcatctgccgCTTATCgagttctcttataataacagttttcattcctccattcagatggccccatacgaagctttgtatggaaggaagtgtagatcgcccttgtgttaggatgaagtcggcgagaacaaattgtttgggcctgggataattcaagaaatgaaggatgaagttcagtttataaggactaaaatggcggaagcACAAAGTCGCTAGAAGAGTTAcacagatacaagaagaagagacttatcttttgaagtaggtgattgggtttatcttaaagtctctcctacgaaaggcgttaagcgctttggtaagaaaggaaagcttagtccaagatatgttggcccttttcagattgtagagaaagttgggctttTTGCTTATAGAATTGCCTTGCCGgactattttggggatgttcatgatgtgtttcatatgtcttcgttgaagaagagttttgcacagcaagagccacgttttgttgaccttgaacgcattcaacttcagcctaaccttacttatgaagttgcctcGACGCAGATCGTGGATCagaaagagcaaagattaaggtccaagacaatacctttggtgaaagtgtcatggggtgatccgttggctcaagatttctcttgggagagagaagccgacatgagggagcaatatccgtacttgtttgattgattttgacggtatgttctaagtatgctctcgGTTGAATCTTGATCCtatcttagtttaatgtttgaccttgctaatttcgaggacggaattttttttaaggggggcaggatgtaacaccccgtattttagtgtatttttattgaatgattatttttattttattcaaaaattattctcttgttttaaaattattggatttttaattgggttatttttatgatttttaatttggtgaaaattaatattttatgtgctttcttaatatttatttattattgtgcatttaaatcgcttttcatatttaattaattactgtgggatttaattatttcaatttgactttaccattacgtttaaattattttatttaacttgaggttttgaaatcgtttccgttggatcttttttgtgacccaagttatgaggattggacctcatttcttttccctctatttttcttttcctccttttcttttctctttcttttctttttccccttatttctccttcagCCTTCTCTCACGCGTGACCCAGCCcgctccctctctcccgtgcgtccgTCGCCCATACCCAACCCGCCGCCGTCGCGCTGCCGTGACTGTCACCACCCACCCCATTTGGTTCcccagccgccggcgaccttaccccaccaaccttacctccattcgcgccgccaTTAACCACCAGTAACCCTTCAAAGCCGCGGCatcactttcgctccagcgccgccgtcgcaccgccattggccaccatcctcacaccacttcatcctcgacctcttggcaacccattggacccaaccccacctccgatccgccaccggtgaagctccaccatccacatttccgatttgggtattttggtcttctaccaccccttgtgccgccacccacggccaaccttcaccaccactagcttcaccgacctccctagacCCTACcatatcatttttgggtcttcgtttgtctccgttgaaaagtgggtatctgtgacccacgaccacagtgtattttacactgttctgcagctATTCTTCCACTTC
This window of the Juglans regia cultivar Chandler chromosome 12, Walnut 2.0, whole genome shotgun sequence genome carries:
- the LOC118344027 gene encoding uncharacterized protein K02A2.6-like; the encoded protein is MVRPRWQADVPEDELPRGDGNYAIARALNRMTEFLQQNFRPPQGDPNRAVQVGCTYERFLAHRTPAFYGEEDPMRARRWILDLERTFEVYGCTEAQMRFKKEFDDRYFPVSVRRQKAREFNNLVQGGITVEQYARKFMELGRFAPHLIATEELQVERFMEGLRPEVRRQVACLQIMEFQKLVDLASIAERENSFVVGSPPGCRTPVCPRCNRAREGDCGQRGIQCYRCGQPGHFARECPSLVHGGQGGRGGRRGGRGNQRQLVQAQVYVVTHGDVDYDAPETHDAGVITGRVRLYDFYACTLFDSGASQYFVSATFAQMCNLVTEPLSQSLLVSLPNGEMVWCSKVALGCPLDFGGRTLDADLIVFKLLGFDIILGMDWLYRYSANIDCRSRVIGFQLSDGDYLEFVGSKLKARPSIISAIQAMRDIACGADAFLLQVVSTPSEKKSLADIPVVEEFPDVFVDELPGLPPVRDMEFVIELEPRVAPVHKAPYRMAPAELKELKTQLQELVDKGFIQPSTSPWGAPVLFVKKKDGTLRMCIDYRELNKVTIKNKYPLPRIDDLFDQLQGAAVFSKIDLRSGYYQLRIRDKDVPKTTFRTRYGHYEFKVMSFGLANAPAAFMDLMNQFVRYKVSWDLPVTIEDLWKVFLDYQDLSLP